A single window of Senegalia massiliensis DNA harbors:
- a CDS encoding putative selenate ABC transporter substrate-binding protein, whose translation MKKIIIILLVLLTTISITACGDSDTSNESNKSNDDKVFKIGAIPDQNTSKLNRRFEDLAKYISDETGLNVEYVPTVDYSALVTAFERGEIQLGWFGGLTGVQARNSVEGAEAIAQRPRDEEFHSVFIAQKDLGLKELSDIKGYSFTFGSESSTSGHLMPRHFLVEQGIDPDKDFDGEANYSGSHDKTWKLVESGTFDTGALNEAVWEAAVEENKVDLNKVEVFYTTPAYYDYNWTINNVDEDFGKGTKEKVKNALLSIDEDQKEIMELFESEKFIETKNENYKAIKEVAEKLGIIK comes from the coding sequence ATGAAAAAGATTATTATAATACTATTAGTTTTATTAACTACAATTTCTATTACTGCTTGTGGGGATAGTGATACAAGCAATGAAAGTAATAAAAGTAATGATGATAAAGTTTTTAAAATAGGAGCTATACCAGATCAAAATACATCAAAGCTAAATAGACGTTTTGAAGATTTAGCTAAGTATATTTCTGATGAAACTGGTCTCAATGTAGAGTATGTTCCTACAGTAGATTATTCTGCATTAGTAACTGCATTTGAAAGAGGAGAAATTCAATTAGGTTGGTTCGGAGGGCTAACAGGTGTACAAGCTAGAAACTCTGTAGAAGGTGCTGAAGCTATAGCTCAAAGACCAAGAGATGAAGAATTTCACTCTGTATTTATTGCACAAAAAGATTTAGGATTAAAAGAATTATCTGATATAAAAGGATATAGTTTTACTTTTGGAAGTGAAAGTTCAACATCAGGTCATTTAATGCCTAGACATTTTTTAGTGGAACAAGGAATAGATCCAGATAAAGATTTCGATGGAGAAGCAAATTATTCTGGTTCCCATGATAAAACTTGGAAACTTGTTGAATCAGGTACATTTGATACAGGTGCATTAAATGAAGCTGTATGGGAAGCAGCTGTAGAAGAAAATAAGGTAGATTTAAATAAAGTAGAAGTATTTTATACCACTCCAGCTTATTATGATTATAATTGGACAATAAATAATGTAGATGAGGATTTTGGTAAAGGAACAAAAGAAAAAGTTAAAAATGCTCTTCTTTCTATTGATGAAGATCAAAAAGAAATAATGGAATTATTTGAATCAGAAAAATTTATTGAAACTAAAAATGAAAATTATAAAGCTATAAAAGAAGTGGCTGAAAAATTAGGCATAATTAAATAA
- a CDS encoding recombinase family protein, whose translation MKVISTIAIYARKSKFTGKGESNENQIKLCKEYAYSHFQVDEIIVYEDEGYSGSNTERPKFKEMLNSTNINKFDVLICYRLDRISRNIADFTSLIEILQNKNIDFVSIKEQFDTSTPMGRAMMYISSVFSQLERETIAERIKDNMYALARTGRWLGGKTPTGYNSKQISYTDKDGINRKMYALTSVEKELHLVKMIYNKYLELGSLTKLETWALEKNIKIKSNSYFDKSILKIILSNPVYAMADKKIYKYFQSYNSDIANNIDDFKGTHGLMVFNKHKEEKGTVVRKKKNNWIIAIGKHKGIIPSNTWIKVQQQLNMNSKKAPRSGTSEIGLLSPLLTCKNCGSKMRIITSRKNNKLYYYYKCILKEKSKGYKCNIKNLNGKLADKYVLNKITDLDYIDMNIDIYKYLYNMKARIIEPYSKNESQKEKLLLELEKHKKSINNLTINLADNTDSKASKYIIERIEMFDKMIKNIESEIKNIEKEYENIIKENDIIYKLLLLIKSFPNNVDKLEFKEKKKLLHKVIYNIIWDGEKIYIKI comes from the coding sequence GTGAAAGTCATTTCTACTATTGCTATTTATGCTCGCAAATCAAAATTTACTGGTAAAGGTGAATCCAATGAAAATCAAATAAAATTATGTAAAGAGTATGCTTATAGTCATTTTCAAGTAGATGAAATAATTGTCTATGAGGATGAAGGTTATTCAGGTAGCAATACAGAACGCCCTAAATTTAAAGAAATGCTTAATTCCACAAATATAAATAAATTTGATGTTCTTATATGCTATCGTTTAGATCGTATAAGTAGAAATATTGCTGATTTTACTTCATTAATAGAGATTCTCCAAAATAAAAATATTGACTTTGTATCTATAAAAGAACAATTTGACACTTCTACTCCTATGGGTAGAGCTATGATGTATATATCCTCAGTTTTTTCTCAACTAGAAAGAGAAACAATAGCTGAAAGAATTAAAGATAATATGTATGCACTAGCTAGAACTGGAAGATGGTTAGGTGGTAAAACTCCTACTGGCTATAATAGTAAACAAATTTCTTATACTGATAAAGATGGTATAAATCGAAAAATGTATGCTTTAACTTCAGTTGAAAAAGAGCTACATTTAGTAAAAATGATATATAATAAATATCTTGAACTAGGATCACTAACAAAACTAGAGACTTGGGCATTAGAAAAAAATATAAAAATTAAATCTAATAGTTACTTTGATAAAAGTATATTAAAAATAATACTTAGCAATCCTGTATATGCTATGGCAGATAAAAAAATTTATAAATACTTTCAAAGTTATAATTCTGATATTGCTAATAATATTGATGATTTTAAAGGTACTCATGGGTTAATGGTATTTAATAAACACAAAGAAGAAAAAGGAACTGTTGTTAGAAAGAAAAAAAATAATTGGATTATTGCAATTGGTAAACATAAAGGTATTATACCTTCTAATACTTGGATTAAAGTTCAACAGCAACTTAATATGAATAGCAAAAAGGCACCTCGGTCTGGTACTAGTGAAATAGGTTTATTATCTCCTCTTCTCACCTGTAAAAATTGTGGCTCTAAAATGAGAATTATTACCTCCAGGAAAAATAATAAACTTTATTATTATTATAAATGCATTTTAAAAGAAAAATCTAAAGGATATAAATGTAATATTAAAAATTTAAATGGTAAATTAGCTGATAAATATGTTCTTAATAAAATTACAGATTTAGATTATATAGATATGAATATAGATATATATAAATATCTATATAATATGAAAGCAAGAATTATAGAGCCATATTCAAAAAATGAATCTCAGAAAGAAAAGTTGTTACTAGAATTAGAAAAACATAAAAAATCTATAAATAATCTTACTATTAACCTTGCAGATAATACAGATTCTAAAGCTTCAAAGTATATAATTGAGAGAATTGAAATGTTTGATAAGATGATTAAAAATATAGAATCAGAAATAAAAAATATAGAGAAAGAATATGAAAACATAATTAAAGAAAATGATATTATATATAAACTATTATTATTAATAAAATCTTTTCCTAATAATGTAGATAAGTTAGAATTTAAAGAAAAGAAAAAATTATTACATAAAGTTATTTATAATATAATATGGGATGGTGAAAAGATATATATCAAAATATAA
- a CDS encoding AAA family ATPase, with translation MKFVVIFGPHAVGKMTVGQELAKITGLKLFHNHMTIDLVSNFFNFNTSQGKRLVNLFRQEIFEEVSKSDLYGMIFTYMWAFDEQSDWDYINHVCDVFKSRGSDVYFVELEADFDLRIKRNKTPNRLANKPTKRNIEQSENRFKELEQKYRLNSYEGEINQENYMRINNTSIYPEQVAQMIKDKFSL, from the coding sequence ATGAAATTTGTCGTAATATTTGGACCTCATGCTGTTGGAAAGATGACAGTTGGTCAAGAATTAGCAAAAATAACAGGGCTTAAGCTTTTTCATAATCATATGACTATAGATTTGGTATCTAACTTTTTTAATTTTAATACCTCTCAAGGAAAAAGGTTAGTTAATTTATTTAGACAAGAAATATTTGAAGAGGTTTCTAAAAGTGATTTATATGGAATGATATTTACTTATATGTGGGCTTTTGATGAACAATCAGATTGGGATTATATAAATCATGTTTGTGACGTATTCAAGTCAAGAGGAAGTGATGTTTATTTTGTTGAGCTTGAAGCAGACTTTGATTTGAGAATTAAAAGAAATAAAACCCCAAATAGATTGGCAAATAAACCTACAAAAAGAAATATAGAACAATCAGAAAATCGTTTTAAAGAATTAGAACAAAAATACCGTCTTAATTCTTATGAAGGTGAGATTAATCAAGAAAACTATATGAGGATAAATAATACTAGTATATATCCTGAACAAGTAGCTCAGATGATAAAAGATAAATTTTCTTTATAA
- a CDS encoding dihydrofolate reductase family protein, protein MDRNIILYIASSLDGYIARNNGEVDWLIGSSGDENIDLGFDNFYNSIDTVVMGRTTYEQVINELSPGTWVYEGKKCYVATTRINESDNSNRVEFVVDDVTGFIKNLKKEQGKDIWLVGGGKLIDQFIKKDIIDKYIITIIPTILGDGIPLFIGENPEIKLKLIETRTIDGMVELTYVRR, encoded by the coding sequence ATGGATAGAAATATAATTCTTTATATTGCATCAAGTTTAGATGGATATATTGCAAGGAATAATGGTGAAGTTGATTGGCTGATCGGAAGTAGTGGAGATGAAAATATTGATTTAGGATTCGATAATTTTTATAATTCAATAGATACAGTTGTAATGGGCAGAACTACATATGAACAAGTTATTAATGAATTATCACCTGGCACTTGGGTCTATGAAGGCAAAAAGTGTTATGTAGCAACTACAAGGATAAATGAATCTGATAATAGTAATAGAGTAGAGTTCGTAGTAGATGATGTTACTGGATTTATTAAAAATCTAAAAAAAGAACAGGGGAAAGATATTTGGCTTGTTGGTGGCGGAAAGCTAATTGATCAATTTATAAAAAAAGACATAATAGATAAGTACATTATAACAATAATACCGACAATTTTAGGTGATGGGATTCCACTTTTTATAGGAGAAAATCCAGAAATTAAACTTAAACTTATTGAGACAAGAACAATTGATGGTATGGTTGAACTTACTTATGTTAGAAGATAA
- a CDS encoding phosphonate ABC transporter ATP-binding protein, translating into MTSNRIIKFKNITKKFKGNIALSSLSFNINKGELVALIGPSGSGKTTLLNLLSKIETANTGDIFIENTNIKDYKSNKLYAKEVGMIRQQFDLIDELTVINNVLAGRLNEWNILKSLLSLIIPQEKKLAVNTLKRVGIEEKLFDKTSTLSGGQQQRVALARLLVQNPNIILADEPVSSLDPTRAEDVLSLLISLAKENNKTLITSIHSIKYAKKYFDRVIGLRNGELFFDLPVNKLNEGLLTELYSLKKVNNNE; encoded by the coding sequence ATGACATCAAATAGAATTATAAAGTTTAAAAATATCACAAAAAAATTTAAAGGGAATATTGCTTTATCTTCCCTTTCTTTTAATATAAATAAAGGCGAATTAGTTGCATTAATTGGTCCTAGTGGTTCAGGAAAAACTACACTGTTAAATCTATTAAGTAAAATAGAAACTGCAAATACTGGTGACATATTCATAGAAAATACTAATATCAAAGATTACAAATCAAATAAATTATATGCAAAAGAAGTAGGTATGATAAGACAACAATTTGATTTAATTGATGAACTTACTGTTATAAATAATGTATTAGCAGGAAGATTAAACGAGTGGAATATATTAAAGTCACTGTTATCTTTAATAATCCCTCAGGAAAAGAAGTTAGCAGTTAATACTCTAAAAAGAGTAGGTATAGAAGAAAAATTATTTGATAAAACAAGTACTTTATCAGGTGGACAACAACAAAGGGTTGCACTTGCAAGATTATTAGTTCAAAATCCTAATATAATCCTTGCAGATGAACCAGTATCTTCTCTTGACCCAACAAGGGCTGAAGATGTATTATCATTACTTATATCCCTTGCTAAAGAAAACAATAAAACTTTAATCACAAGTATACATTCTATAAAATATGCAAAAAAATATTTTGATAGAGTTATTGGATTAAGAAATGGAGAATTATTTTTTGATTTACCTGTAAATAAATTAAATGAAGGTCTATTAACAGAACTATATTCATTGAAGAAGGTAAATAACAATGAATGA
- a CDS encoding DUF6241 domain-containing protein: MKKYEKIGLGIILLISIIFIGYYFISYKIDTKTPETDQSIEEILEKNKESLDTEVSKSKSMEPKYIYEMIHEMANTLIVAEDGLIYGNITINDENINRAMAIINQSDSIKEDEKLVFMNILQDWKEEDFSNGVQAHNYAWNKLNGTIGRAKDLKKEYK; the protein is encoded by the coding sequence ATGAAGAAGTATGAGAAAATAGGTTTAGGAATTATTCTATTAATTAGTATTATTTTTATTGGTTATTATTTTATTTCTTATAAAATTGATACCAAAACTCCTGAAACAGATCAGAGTATTGAGGAAATTTTAGAGAAGAATAAAGAAAGTTTAGATACTGAGGTAAGTAAATCTAAAAGTATGGAACCAAAATATATATATGAGATGATTCATGAGATGGCTAATACATTAATAGTTGCAGAAGATGGATTGATTTATGGAAATATTACAATTAATGATGAAAATATTAATAGAGCTATGGCTATTATTAATCAATCAGATTCAATTAAGGAAGATGAGAAATTAGTGTTTATGAATATATTACAAGATTGGAAAGAAGAAGATTTTTCTAATGGAGTTCAAGCACATAATTATGCTTGGAATAAATTAAATGGAACTATTGGAAGAGCTAAAGATTTAAAAAAAGAATATAAATAA
- a CDS encoding ABC transporter permease, translating to MSNNKEQSNEHKKYINTIKKKKRNIRITQILIIILFFGIWELLARFEFIDSFLTSYPSAMWNLFLNYVKDGSLFHHIGISLMENIVGFLGGTILGILIAILLWWSDFISKVLDPYLVVLNSLPKTALAPIIILWVGAGYSGIIVTAISISIVVTIMNVYSGFVEVDSEKVKMLKTFGATKFQILRKLIIPSSVPSMINSLKINIGLSWVGVIVGEFLVSKAGIGYLIVYGGQIFKLDLVMMSVMILAILAAVMYQGVALIEKKYMKWRQ from the coding sequence ATGTCAAATAACAAAGAACAATCTAATGAGCATAAAAAATATATAAATACTATTAAAAAGAAAAAAAGAAATATTAGAATCACTCAAATTTTAATAATTATACTTTTTTTTGGTATATGGGAACTACTTGCCAGATTTGAGTTTATTGATTCATTTTTAACTAGTTATCCTTCTGCTATGTGGAATCTATTTCTAAATTACGTTAAAGATGGATCATTATTTCATCATATTGGAATATCTTTAATGGAAAATATAGTAGGATTTTTAGGCGGTACTATATTAGGTATTCTTATTGCCATATTATTATGGTGGTCAGATTTCATATCAAAAGTATTAGATCCATATCTAGTTGTTTTAAATAGTCTACCAAAAACTGCTCTTGCTCCAATAATAATATTATGGGTTGGTGCAGGATATTCAGGTATAATAGTTACTGCCATATCAATTTCAATTGTAGTTACTATAATGAATGTTTACAGTGGTTTTGTAGAAGTAGATTCTGAAAAGGTAAAAATGCTTAAAACATTTGGAGCAACAAAGTTTCAGATTTTAAGAAAACTTATAATTCCATCAAGTGTACCATCTATGATAAATTCGCTTAAAATAAATATTGGACTTTCATGGGTAGGTGTTATAGTTGGTGAGTTTCTTGTATCTAAAGCTGGTATTGGATATTTAATAGTATATGGTGGACAAATATTTAAATTAGATTTAGTTATGATGAGTGTAATGATTCTTGCAATATTAGCAGCTGTAATGTATCAAGGAGTAGCTCTTATTGAGAAGAAATATATGAAATGGAGACAATAA
- a CDS encoding NADH:flavin oxidoreductase, which produces MSNLLEPLNIKNIKLKNRLVMPPMATGKSEDDGKISKEIIDYYDEKSKGSYISLIIIEHSYISQQGKASDNQLSISDDMVIDGLRNLSNVIHENGSKAVMQINHAGSASKKSVTGMNIVGPSAIAHPRSELVPNELTKDEIKEIIKDFKDAAVRVKKAGFDGVEIHSAHGYLLSQFLSPITNKRQDEYGGDLKSRIKIHLEIIDEVKKSVGEDFLLLLRLGASDYMEGGVTLDESLIASKEFEKAGIDILDISGGFNGYGVENKEVQGYFSPLTEEIKKVVNIPVILTGGITDIKAADKLLKEDKADLIGVGRAILKDSSWAKNGIQSLK; this is translated from the coding sequence ATGTCAAATTTATTGGAACCACTAAATATAAAAAATATAAAACTTAAAAATCGTTTAGTTATGCCACCTATGGCTACAGGTAAGTCAGAAGACGATGGGAAAATTAGTAAAGAAATAATTGATTATTATGATGAAAAATCAAAAGGCAGTTACATATCATTAATAATAATTGAGCATAGTTACATTTCTCAACAAGGTAAAGCAAGTGATAATCAGCTTTCAATTTCTGATGATATGGTAATAGATGGTCTTAGAAACTTATCAAATGTTATTCATGAAAATGGTTCGAAAGCAGTTATGCAAATTAATCATGCAGGTAGCGCATCTAAAAAGAGTGTAACAGGAATGAATATAGTAGGACCTTCAGCTATAGCTCATCCTAGAAGTGAATTAGTTCCTAATGAACTTACTAAAGATGAAATAAAAGAAATAATAAAAGATTTTAAAGATGCTGCAGTAAGAGTTAAAAAGGCTGGTTTTGATGGTGTAGAAATCCATTCAGCCCATGGATATTTGTTAAGTCAATTTCTGTCACCAATTACCAATAAAAGACAAGATGAATATGGTGGTGATTTAAAATCAAGGATTAAAATTCATCTAGAAATTATTGATGAAGTTAAAAAATCAGTAGGAGAAGACTTTCTACTTTTACTTAGATTAGGTGCTTCAGATTATATGGAAGGTGGAGTAACTCTAGATGAAAGTTTAATTGCTTCAAAAGAGTTTGAAAAAGCAGGTATAGATATTTTGGATATATCAGGAGGATTTAATGGATATGGTGTGGAGAACAAAGAGGTACAAGGTTATTTTTCGCCACTTACTGAGGAAATAAAGAAAGTTGTAAATATTCCAGTTATATTGACAGGTGGTATAACTGATATTAAAGCAGCAGATAAGTTGTTAAAAGAAGATAAAGCTGACTTAATAGGAGTAGGTAGAGCTATATTAAAAGATTCTAGTTGGGCAAAAAATGGAATACAAAGTTTAAAATAA
- a CDS encoding methyl-accepting chemotaxis protein — MNIRHTFVGKIILLLLIIIIVTMIFVGNFTYFIIKKGITEQMKNDGNVLVNSIKREIENYDISSLGEIQKIFFDTTKNSNGAINYISLSNNEGELIVTDKEIIGDKDGVSSASVKTEDNKEADQDIMVDVDGKDSVYNISEPLSNGNAILNVGLSLESMNNQINNAIKTIIVASIIVILCVIVIGFFASKILVKGLNNTMKGLNILSTGDLTVEFKNNGKDEFSKLDRTLNNFTKSLKSIISKTIIAIKEFGNIANTLNDTSSEISATTTSVENKSQDIFDILLNQKHIIDDMEETFKIFNKLVKDIEVKTSDVESSNEKILLASIAGNNQLEDSVIAMDEVKSTFDIGTSQIQVLNENVENIVEITDLINSIAEKTNLLSLNASIEAARAGESGKGFAVVADEIKKLAQQVIIASKDIDGSINYMKDIVFKVTESNDIISQKIINQKKFINDTVNAFNNIKNEVDNTTMQLNTLSKSILEIDSRKGDILSKIKEASDVSKTASHSGETIRNSILEQQEQVNQFNMVASSIESISTQLKESISEFKLK; from the coding sequence ATGAATATTAGACATACATTTGTAGGGAAAATTATATTATTATTATTAATTATTATTATAGTAACAATGATCTTTGTAGGCAATTTTACATATTTTATAATAAAAAAAGGTATTACAGAGCAAATGAAAAATGATGGAAATGTGTTAGTAAATTCCATAAAAAGAGAAATTGAAAACTATGACATAAGTTCATTAGGAGAAATACAAAAGATATTTTTTGATACAACTAAAAATAGTAATGGTGCAATAAATTATATTTCACTTTCAAATAATGAAGGAGAATTAATTGTAACAGATAAAGAGATTATAGGAGACAAAGATGGAGTTAGTAGTGCTTCTGTAAAAACTGAAGATAATAAAGAAGCAGATCAAGATATAATGGTAGATGTAGATGGTAAAGATTCAGTATATAATATTTCTGAGCCATTATCTAATGGAAATGCTATTCTTAATGTAGGCTTGTCTTTAGAAAGTATGAATAATCAAATTAATAATGCAATAAAAACCATTATTGTTGCAAGTATAATCGTTATATTATGCGTAATAGTTATAGGCTTTTTTGCATCAAAAATTTTAGTTAAAGGTTTAAATAATACTATGAAAGGATTAAATATTTTATCTACTGGAGATTTAACAGTAGAATTTAAGAATAATGGTAAAGATGAATTTTCTAAGTTAGATAGAACATTAAATAACTTTACTAAGTCTTTAAAAAGTATAATAAGTAAAACTATTATAGCAATAAAGGAATTTGGAAATATAGCAAATACATTAAATGATACAAGTAGTGAAATAAGTGCTACTACTACATCTGTAGAAAACAAATCTCAAGACATATTCGATATACTCTTAAACCAAAAGCATATAATAGATGATATGGAAGAGACATTTAAAATATTTAATAAATTAGTAAAAGATATTGAAGTTAAAACATCAGATGTAGAAAGTAGTAATGAAAAGATATTATTAGCTTCAATAGCTGGCAATAATCAGCTTGAAGATTCTGTTATAGCTATGGATGAAGTTAAATCAACATTTGATATTGGAACAAGTCAAATACAAGTATTAAATGAAAATGTTGAAAATATAGTTGAAATTACTGATTTAATAAATAGTATAGCAGAAAAGACAAATCTATTATCTTTAAATGCTTCTATTGAAGCAGCTAGAGCTGGAGAATCAGGTAAAGGCTTTGCAGTAGTTGCAGATGAAATAAAAAAATTAGCACAGCAAGTTATAATAGCATCTAAAGATATTGATGGTTCTATTAATTATATGAAGGACATAGTTTTTAAAGTTACAGAAAGTAATGACATAATCTCTCAAAAGATTATTAATCAAAAAAAATTTATAAATGATACAGTAAATGCATTTAATAATATTAAAAATGAAGTTGACAACACTACTATGCAATTAAATACATTGTCAAAATCTATATTAGAAATTGATTCAAGAAAAGGTGATATTTTAAGTAAAATTAAAGAAGCATCAGATGTATCAAAAACTGCTTCTCACTCAGGAGAAACAATTAGAAATTCAATACTTGAACAACAAGAACAAGTAAATCAATTTAACATGGTAGCTTCTAGTATAGAAAGTATATCTACTCAATTAAAAGAAAGTATTTCAGAATTTAAACTGAAATAA
- a CDS encoding peptidase MA family metallohydrolase, with translation MKFLQGKLGSVLLIFILTSICINIVILTMFNKGLLDMFGEELTANEKLDFYKESFGRAIKINDYTKKINGYSESMNREEFRYITFYFSDKIDKKYIDATKESLSEAEDLTENILGKLEKESLKVILYDNVKEFKENADTSYNINGLYDGIGTIHLNMNKYKNVLTIDAFQDIFIHEYAHYIWGLYIKENDIYENIPVWFEEGVAEYIENNGVSVEYSISFEQNMEKFKKMNTREDFESLIENEDYNPYDQSYYAIDSLIEMKGKSIISEILNESKEKDFYGAFFIATGMEIEEFQNVFMPVYIDNYE, from the coding sequence GTGAAGTTTTTACAAGGAAAATTAGGATCAGTATTATTAATATTTATATTAACATCAATATGTATAAATATTGTTATATTAACCATGTTCAATAAAGGTTTATTAGATATGTTTGGAGAAGAACTTACAGCTAATGAGAAATTGGATTTCTATAAAGAATCATTTGGTAGAGCAATTAAAATAAATGATTATACTAAAAAAATAAATGGATATAGTGAAAGCATGAATAGAGAAGAATTTAGATATATCACTTTTTATTTTAGTGATAAAATAGATAAAAAATATATAGATGCTACTAAGGAATCTCTATCAGAAGCAGAAGATTTAACAGAAAATATACTAGGGAAATTAGAAAAAGAAAGTCTTAAAGTAATACTATATGATAATGTTAAAGAGTTTAAAGAAAATGCAGATACAAGTTACAATATTAATGGGTTATATGATGGTATAGGGACTATACATTTGAATATGAACAAATACAAAAATGTACTAACCATTGATGCCTTTCAAGATATTTTTATCCATGAATATGCTCATTATATATGGGGATTATACATTAAAGAAAATGATATATATGAAAATATTCCAGTGTGGTTTGAAGAAGGTGTAGCAGAATATATAGAGAATAATGGAGTAAGTGTAGAATATTCAATAAGTTTTGAACAAAATATGGAAAAGTTTAAAAAAATGAATACTCGTGAAGATTTTGAAAGTTTGATAGAAAATGAGGATTATAATCCCTATGATCAAAGTTATTATGCAATTGACAGTCTGATAGAGATGAAAGGTAAGAGTATAATTAGTGAAATTCTAAATGAATCAAAAGAAAAAGATTTTTATGGAGCATTTTTTATAGCTACTGGGATGGAAATTGAAGAATTTCAGAATGTTTTTATGCCAGTATATATAGATAATTATGAGTAG
- a CDS encoding DUF3997 domain-containing protein, with amino-acid sequence MKTKKIFFIILITTMFSISGCAQTDTPEELKYSYDLVDDFFLYKSNDDIVGIAIKSNNSNENEEKKKIILENISKVSWNENFILAEQIERIQLGKEEKKVYWIINSNTQQIYGPTEYEEFNNQRKELNIDENLELKSPDSYKK; translated from the coding sequence ATGAAAACTAAAAAGATTTTTTTTATAATTTTAATCACAACAATGTTTAGTATTTCAGGTTGTGCTCAAACTGATACTCCTGAAGAATTAAAGTACTCATATGATTTAGTAGATGATTTCTTCTTATATAAGTCAAATGATGATATTGTTGGAATAGCTATTAAGTCAAATAATTCAAATGAAAATGAAGAAAAAAAGAAAATAATACTTGAAAATATTTCAAAAGTTTCTTGGAATGAAAATTTCATATTAGCAGAGCAAATTGAAAGAATACAATTAGGAAAAGAAGAGAAAAAGGTCTATTGGATTATCAATTCTAATACTCAACAAATATATGGTCCTACTGAATATGAAGAATTTAATAATCAAAGAAAAGAACTAAACATAGATGAGAATTTAGAACTTAAAAGTCCAGATAGTTATAAAAAATAA